ATACTCTTTTAGCCTCTGGGCTTGTCTTTCAAGGTTGTCTTTACTTGCATTGTCAGAAACCCTTGCATAGATAATACACCTGTTTCCGTTCTCATACTCTTGTTTTTCCTCAACTATGATAGTTCCTGTAGGCAACTGAAAGCCCTTTATCTTTCCTTCTTTAAACAACCTCCATGCGGTCTTATAACTAATGCCAAGCTTTTTAGCATAATCCGATAACTTCATAGGGAATAATATAGTATGTTTGAGTAATTTTGTCAATAAAAAATAGAACCAGTTTCCATGACCCACCCTGATGAAGCTTGTCCTGCAAGATGGAGAGGAGGAGAAAAGACGTTAAAGCCTTCTGAGGAGTTGATTGGTAAAGTTCACGAGGCTTTAAGATAGGCATATATTTAATAATACTTTTTGGAGGTTCAAAAAATGGAGCTTACGCTTGATTTCACTACTGACAAAGTGTACGATGTGATAGTGATAGGTGCTGGACCTGCTGGCTCTTCTGCCGCCATTTACACCTCAAGGGCAGGGCTTTCCACACTCGTCCTTTATAGGGCGGAGGCTGATGGTGCCTTAGGTGTGACTCAGCAAATAGAAAATTATCCAGGCATAAGAGGACCTATCTCAGGATATGAGCTTCTAAAACTTATGAGGGAACATGCCAAAGCTTTCGGTGCTGAGTTTGTAAGGGGAAAGGTCATAGCCACTGATCTTCTGAATGAAATCAAAAAAGTTTACACAATAGATGGTAGGGAATTCAAAGGAAGGGCAGTCATAATAGCCTCGGGTGCTA
The Hydrogenobacter sp. genome window above contains:
- a CDS encoding IS607 family transposase; amino-acid sequence: MKLSDYAKKLGISYKTAWRLFKEGKIKGFQLPTGTIIVEEKQEYENGNRCIIYARVSDNASKDNLERQAQRLKEY